In Oryza sativa Japonica Group chromosome 11, ASM3414082v1, the following are encoded in one genomic region:
- the LOC4349560 gene encoding LOB domain-containing protein 12 — MAGSGSGTPCASCKLLRRRCTSECVFAPYFPAEEAQRFAMVHRVFGASNVSKMLLDVPPPQRPDAVSSLVYEANARMRDPVYGCVAAISFLQNQVSQLQMQLALAHAETAALQLQLQQQHQDQDDHHHQQCILENAAAHHQLMLQEAFLKKESMWT, encoded by the coding sequence ATGGCGGGAAGCGGGAGCGGGACACCGTGCGCGTCGTGcaagctgctgcggcggcggtgcacgTCGGAGTGCGTGTTCGCGCCCTACTtcccggcggaggaggcgcagcGGTTCGCCATGGTGCACCGGGTGTTCGGCGCCAGCAACGTCAGCAAGATGCTGCTCGatgtgccgccgccgcagaggcCCGACGCCGTCAGCAGCCTCGTCTACGAGGCCAACGCCCGTATGAGGGACCCCGTCTACGGCTGCGTCGCCGCCATCTCCTTCCTCCAGAACCAAGTCTCCCAGCTCCAGATGCAGCTCGCCCTCGCCCACGCCGAGACCGCCGCCCTGCAActccagctgcagcagcagcaccaagaTCAAgatgaccaccaccaccagcagtgCATCCTGGAGAATGCTGCTGCTCATCACCAGCTGATGCTGCAGGAGGCATTCCTCAAGAAAGAGTCCATGTGGACATAA